A stretch of Paenibacillus mucilaginosus 3016 DNA encodes these proteins:
- a CDS encoding FAD-binding oxidoreductase: protein MAIGWEKDMLDLVGDEGLLLDAGSRTRLSKDYYWYSPVLEPKLREKLADGVALPSTEEELVKVLSFAYRRSIPVTVRGAGTGNYGQAVPLQGGLVIDLSRMDRILELGGGTARVQCGVKLGTLERRAREAGWELRIYPSTFMKATVGGFVCGGSGGIGSVTWGNLWDGNVLEAVVYTMEAEPRRLVVRERELYDYIHNYGTTGIVTELVIPLAPRTEWMQSVVQFPELAWAVQFGETLAADGSIAKRLVSPMEWPIPAYFTPIVSRFQPGEAAVLLETADGTSEAVRRLAEDFGGRIGHATEAAEYRKSIGLSDFTWNHTTLWALKSDPGITYLQAGFSPADYLEQIRMIKAAFGSEVLLHFEWIRSGGVLTPSSLPLVHYRSEERLYEIIAFFEQHGVRIYDPHTWVLADGGRGEAGSMSRRKRLNDPRGLLNPGKLTAAPAEGEGGAAHGHG from the coding sequence ATGGCGATCGGATGGGAGAAGGACATGCTGGACCTGGTGGGGGACGAGGGACTGCTGCTGGATGCAGGGTCCCGGACCCGCCTCTCAAAGGACTACTACTGGTACTCGCCGGTGCTGGAGCCGAAGCTGCGGGAGAAGCTGGCAGACGGGGTGGCGCTGCCGTCGACCGAGGAGGAGCTGGTGAAGGTGCTCTCGTTCGCTTACCGGCGGAGCATTCCGGTCACCGTGCGGGGAGCCGGCACCGGCAATTACGGCCAGGCGGTCCCGCTGCAGGGCGGGCTGGTGATCGACCTCAGCCGCATGGACCGTATTCTCGAGCTCGGCGGAGGAACCGCCCGGGTCCAGTGCGGGGTGAAGCTCGGTACGCTGGAACGCCGGGCGAGGGAAGCCGGCTGGGAGCTGCGCATCTACCCGAGCACGTTCATGAAAGCGACCGTCGGCGGGTTCGTCTGCGGGGGCTCGGGAGGCATCGGGTCCGTGACGTGGGGCAATCTCTGGGACGGCAACGTGCTGGAGGCCGTCGTGTATACGATGGAAGCGGAGCCCCGGCGGCTGGTGGTGCGGGAGCGGGAGCTCTACGATTATATCCACAACTACGGGACGACAGGCATCGTGACGGAGCTTGTGATCCCGCTCGCCCCCCGGACCGAATGGATGCAGTCCGTGGTGCAGTTCCCGGAGCTGGCGTGGGCCGTACAGTTCGGTGAGACCCTTGCGGCAGACGGCAGCATCGCGAAGCGGCTCGTCTCGCCGATGGAATGGCCGATCCCGGCATACTTCACGCCGATCGTCTCGCGGTTTCAGCCCGGGGAAGCGGCCGTTCTGCTGGAGACCGCAGACGGTACGTCGGAGGCGGTCCGCAGGCTGGCCGAGGACTTCGGCGGCCGCATCGGGCACGCTACCGAAGCGGCGGAGTATCGCAAGTCGATCGGGCTGTCCGATTTTACCTGGAACCATACGACGCTCTGGGCGTTGAAGAGCGATCCGGGGATCACGTACCTGCAGGCGGGCTTCTCCCCGGCGGATTACCTGGAGCAGATCCGGATGATCAAAGCGGCCTTCGGCAGCGAGGTGCTCCTGCACTTCGAGTGGATCCGCAGCGGCGGCGTCCTGACCCCTTCCTCGCTGCCGCTCGTCCATTACAGAAGCGAAGAGCGGCTGTATGAGATCATCGCTTTCTTCGAGCAGCACGGCGTCCGGATCTATGATCCCCACACCTGGGTTCTGGCGGACGGAGGGCGCGGGGAAGCGGGCTCGATGTCGCGCAGGAAGCGGCTGAACGATCCGCGGGGGCTGCTCAATCCGGGCAAGCTGACCGCAGCGCCTGCGGAGGGGGAAGGAGGGGCGGCCCATGGCCATGGATAA
- a CDS encoding ABC transporter permease, whose translation MAMDKSVLHPAGAGEPSAAHSGAAYASGGTEGGTGPVKGRLPGSGLPGPIRQLLPPLAAFVVFAGGWEFIVKALDIPPYILPKPSDIVRAGLANKSGLWVSVTTTMTEAVVGFLLSILFGVAGAILLASSKWIEKSVYPYAVILQTIPIVAIAPIIVIWFGAGMNAIVIIAFLIGFFPMLSNTLIGLNSTDHNMKNLFYLYNASPLQTMWKLRIPAALPYIVAGLKISCTLAVIGAIVGEYIAGIGGGQGGLGYAITVAASRLQTPYLFACGLSASLLGIGFFLLVNLFSKWMLSSWHESEMRTEN comes from the coding sequence ATGGCCATGGATAAAAGCGTGCTCCACCCAGCCGGAGCGGGGGAGCCGTCCGCGGCGCACAGCGGTGCAGCGTACGCCTCGGGAGGCACCGAGGGCGGCACCGGGCCGGTGAAGGGCAGGCTGCCCGGCAGCGGGCTCCCGGGCCCGATCCGCCAGCTGCTCCCCCCGCTGGCAGCTTTCGTCGTTTTCGCCGGAGGCTGGGAGTTCATCGTGAAGGCGCTGGACATTCCGCCCTACATTCTGCCGAAGCCCTCGGACATCGTCCGGGCGGGGCTCGCTAACAAGAGCGGGCTCTGGGTGTCGGTGACGACCACGATGACCGAAGCGGTGGTCGGGTTCCTGCTCAGCATCCTGTTCGGGGTGGCGGGCGCGATCCTGCTCGCCTCCTCGAAGTGGATCGAGAAGAGCGTGTATCCCTACGCGGTCATCCTGCAGACGATCCCGATCGTCGCGATCGCTCCGATCATCGTCATCTGGTTCGGCGCAGGAATGAATGCCATCGTCATCATCGCCTTTCTCATCGGGTTCTTCCCGATGCTGTCCAATACGCTGATCGGGCTGAATTCCACCGACCATAACATGAAGAATCTGTTCTACCTGTACAATGCTTCGCCGCTGCAGACGATGTGGAAGCTGCGTATTCCGGCGGCGCTGCCCTATATCGTGGCCGGCCTCAAGATCTCCTGTACGCTCGCGGTGATCGGGGCGATCGTCGGCGAGTACATCGCCGGCATCGGCGGAGGCCAGGGCGGCCTCGGCTACGCGATTACGGTGGCGGCTTCCCGGCTGCAGACCCCTTACCTGTTCGCCTGCGGACTGTCCGCTTCGCTGCTCGGCATCGGCTTTTTCCTCCTCGTGAATCTGTTCTCCAAATGGATGCTGAGCTCGTGGCACGAATCCGAGATGCGCACGGAGAACTGA
- a CDS encoding amidohydrolase family protein encodes MAPWNLHLVNVRLPLLDESKLYELKGAGGRWMSVKPQPEGTVPAAGALKLPLLNGKPHHDGETVRLDLEGRMLLPGFVDAHMHLDKAYSLAKVGNRSGTLEEAVRNYGAAVPGFSREEIRSRIRRSALAALSYGTRSIRSHLDFNLKAGREVAMRTVHAALEVREELKNVIDIQFFPMLPYGLRSPGTEEALAEGFRLGLDGIGGAPHLSPEPEADIDWIFALAEKYGRPVDLHADESDDPGVRTVAHIARRTVAYGMQGKVTADHLCALSAMDEKTAGETIRAMADAGLSAVTLPAVNLYLQGRGDRGLVRRGTTRIRELLEAGIPLAAASDNIQDPFHPFGRGDLLQIGQIAGYAGHLGAPGDLRTVLRMLTSVPAAILGLEDYGTAPGLPAHGVVLDARSVDELFAEVPPSRWVLRQGEWIHASVQLRVWDTLQLAPAAQEGGRPAGVADSETA; translated from the coding sequence ATGGCGCCTTGGAATCTGCATCTGGTCAATGTGCGGCTGCCGCTGCTGGACGAATCGAAGCTCTACGAGCTGAAGGGGGCGGGAGGCCGGTGGATGTCGGTGAAGCCGCAGCCGGAAGGGACCGTGCCGGCCGCCGGGGCGCTGAAGCTGCCTCTGCTGAACGGGAAGCCGCATCATGACGGCGAGACCGTGCGGCTCGACCTCGAAGGGCGCATGCTGCTCCCGGGCTTCGTCGATGCCCACATGCATCTCGACAAGGCCTACTCGCTGGCGAAGGTCGGCAACCGCTCCGGTACGCTCGAAGAGGCGGTTCGCAACTACGGGGCTGCGGTACCCGGCTTCAGCCGGGAGGAGATCCGCAGCCGGATCCGGCGTTCGGCGCTGGCCGCCCTCTCGTACGGGACGCGGAGCATCCGCAGCCATCTTGACTTTAACTTGAAGGCCGGCCGCGAGGTCGCAATGCGCACGGTTCATGCCGCGCTGGAGGTGCGGGAGGAGCTGAAGAACGTGATCGACATCCAGTTCTTCCCGATGCTCCCGTACGGACTGCGCAGCCCCGGCACCGAGGAGGCGCTCGCCGAAGGGTTCCGCCTCGGCCTCGATGGGATCGGCGGGGCCCCGCACCTGTCGCCGGAACCGGAGGCGGATATCGACTGGATCTTCGCGCTCGCCGAGAAATACGGCAGGCCGGTGGATCTGCACGCCGACGAGAGCGACGATCCCGGCGTCCGCACCGTCGCCCATATCGCACGCCGCACGGTTGCGTACGGCATGCAGGGGAAAGTAACGGCGGATCATCTCTGCGCCCTGTCGGCTATGGATGAGAAGACCGCGGGAGAGACCATCCGGGCGATGGCGGATGCGGGGCTCTCAGCCGTCACGCTCCCGGCCGTGAACCTGTACCTGCAGGGACGCGGGGACCGGGGGCTGGTCCGGCGGGGGACGACGCGCATCCGGGAGCTGCTCGAAGCCGGCATCCCCCTGGCAGCGGCATCCGACAACATCCAGGATCCGTTCCATCCGTTCGGCCGGGGCGATCTGCTCCAGATCGGGCAGATCGCAGGTTATGCCGGCCATCTCGGCGCCCCCGGCGACCTGCGCACCGTGCTGCGGATGCTCACGTCCGTGCCGGCCGCCATCCTCGGATTGGAGGATTACGGCACCGCGCCCGGTCTGCCGGCCCACGGCGTCGTACTCGACGCCCGGTCGGTCGACGAGCTGTTCGCCGAGGTGCCGCCGAGCCGCTGGGTGCTCCGGCAAGGCGAATGGATTCATGCCTCGGTGCAGCTGCGGGTGTGGGATACGCTCCAGCTTGCGCCGGCGGCACAGGAGGGAGGCCGCCCCGCAGGGGTGGCGGACAGCGAGACGGCATGA
- a CDS encoding NAD(P)H-dependent oxidoreductase produces MTRIAVVYYSAFGHVYEMAQAAARGAAAMPDTEVRLLRIGEEALEPEAYRSGPGGRTPAGGGQQEDLTRVFDIEGRVRKYRESREQQRGVPPASVSDLEWADGVVWGFPTYYGMMPAQMKLFLERAGLLNLTGGLEGKPAGLLTSAGSIHTGHEAALLTAMVPLLHFGMIIVGSPYTENPEYLTTEGIGGTPYGPSTLAGPDSSLRPDPRELAMAERLGARVAGAAGALAPWNRSRREEKGAPPPT; encoded by the coding sequence ATGACCCGCATAGCCGTGGTGTATTACAGTGCGTTCGGCCATGTCTACGAGATGGCGCAGGCCGCCGCCCGGGGGGCAGCCGCCATGCCGGATACCGAGGTCCGGCTGCTGCGCATCGGCGAAGAGGCGCTGGAGCCGGAGGCTTACCGGAGCGGCCCGGGCGGCCGGACGCCGGCAGGCGGGGGGCAGCAGGAGGACCTCACCCGGGTGTTCGATATCGAAGGCCGGGTGCGCAAGTACCGGGAGAGCCGGGAACAGCAGAGGGGTGTGCCGCCGGCCTCGGTCTCCGACCTGGAGTGGGCGGACGGGGTGGTTTGGGGCTTTCCCACCTACTACGGCATGATGCCTGCCCAGATGAAGCTCTTCCTTGAGCGTGCCGGCCTGCTGAACTTGACCGGCGGGCTGGAGGGCAAGCCGGCAGGGCTCCTCACCAGCGCCGGCTCGATCCATACGGGGCACGAAGCGGCTCTGCTTACCGCGATGGTCCCGCTGCTGCACTTCGGGATGATTATCGTCGGTTCGCCGTACACGGAGAATCCCGAGTACCTGACGACCGAAGGCATCGGCGGCACCCCTTACGGGCCGAGCACGCTCGCAGGGCCCGATTCCTCCCTGCGGCCCGACCCCCGCGAGCTGGCCATGGCGGAGCGGCTGGGTGCAAGGGTGGCGGGTGCGGCCGGGGCGCTGGCTCCCTGGAACCGGAGCCGAAGGGAGGAGAAAGGTGCGCCTCCCCCTACATAG
- a CDS encoding ABC transporter substrate-binding protein, with the protein MNSPILPGPRTARSPASSVLALLLLGFSILTGCASKTAEAPATEAPKSGGAAPAAEKKLVAVTQVTNWFAEPEHGGNYAALAKGFYKEAGLDMTIQPGGPGVSATQIVASGKAQFGMGQADEILFARQNGIPLVAILAAFQKNPQGIMVHKDQNIKDIAGLNGRKVYVGSGVAYWEYMKKAYKLDAVQELKYTGSLANFVSDKTAATQVYLTSEPFTMKKQGIETEVLLNADFGYNPYANVMFTTESFLKENPEVVKSFVEATVKGWDYYKDHASEIHPSIQEKNPDLPIENMDYGAEAQKPLVYGGDAETKGVGYMTMERWDALAKQLVDIGLLKADVDPAKAFTVEYLPKK; encoded by the coding sequence ATGAACAGTCCGATTCTGCCAGGTCCCCGCACCGCACGCAGTCCGGCTTCCTCAGTCCTCGCTCTGCTGCTTCTCGGCTTCAGTATTCTCACCGGCTGTGCGTCGAAGACGGCCGAAGCGCCGGCCACGGAAGCCCCGAAGAGCGGAGGGGCGGCGCCGGCCGCCGAGAAGAAGCTCGTGGCGGTTACTCAGGTGACGAACTGGTTCGCGGAACCGGAGCACGGCGGCAACTATGCGGCGCTGGCCAAGGGCTTCTACAAAGAGGCGGGCCTCGACATGACGATCCAGCCGGGCGGTCCCGGCGTATCCGCGACCCAGATTGTCGCATCGGGCAAAGCGCAGTTCGGGATGGGGCAGGCCGATGAGATCCTGTTTGCGAGACAGAACGGGATCCCGCTGGTGGCCATCCTTGCGGCCTTCCAGAAGAATCCTCAGGGCATTATGGTGCATAAGGACCAGAACATCAAGGACATCGCCGGACTGAACGGCCGCAAAGTGTATGTCGGCAGCGGAGTGGCTTACTGGGAATACATGAAGAAGGCTTACAAGCTGGATGCGGTGCAGGAACTGAAATATACGGGCTCGCTGGCGAACTTCGTGAGTGACAAGACGGCGGCGACCCAGGTCTATCTCACCTCGGAGCCGTTCACGATGAAGAAGCAGGGCATCGAAACGGAAGTGCTGCTTAATGCGGATTTCGGCTACAACCCTTATGCGAACGTCATGTTCACCACCGAGAGTTTCCTGAAGGAAAACCCCGAGGTCGTGAAGAGCTTCGTTGAGGCGACGGTCAAAGGCTGGGACTACTACAAGGATCATGCTTCCGAGATTCACCCTTCGATTCAGGAGAAGAACCCGGACCTGCCGATCGAGAATATGGATTACGGGGCGGAGGCCCAGAAGCCGCTCGTGTACGGCGGTGACGCCGAAACGAAGGGCGTGGGCTATATGACCATGGAGCGCTGGGATGCCCTGGCGAAGCAGCTGGTCGATATCGGTCTGCTGAAGGCGGATGTGGACCCGGCGAAGGCGTTCACGGTGGAGTATCTGCCGAAGAAGTGA
- a CDS encoding amidohydrolase family protein produces MQGYDLIFRNVSLPGAQSGSLSDIAVRGPHIAAIRPAGELEEAAGAQEIDGSGHLALPPFVEPHIHLDTVLTAGEPAYNVSGTLFEGIRLWQQRKLLLTEEDVLTRAEAVLKAQVSQGILHVRTQADISDPGLTALRALLKLKERVKPYVTLQVIAFPQDGLIACPANEGRLRQALELGADGIGAIPHGEPTREDGIASLDMAFRLAEEHGCFVHVFCDELDDPGSRFLEAVAQRALQTGLREKVTAAHANATAYYPDAYFAKLLGLLVRSGTQVVSCPLISSAMQGRFDPYPKGRGIARIRELWQGGVNVALAHDDIRSPFYPLGTGSLLQAAHMAAHLAHMTGLSEMEELVRMITERGAKVLGIEAEYGLQEGKPASFVLLRASGSAELLRTQPLPRYVVSRGRIVAVTSPPVTALMEEFATGRSSKEEAVS; encoded by the coding sequence ATGCAGGGATATGATCTTATTTTTCGCAATGTAAGCCTGCCGGGGGCTCAGAGCGGCAGTCTCTCGGACATTGCCGTCCGGGGGCCGCATATTGCAGCCATCCGGCCTGCCGGCGAGCTGGAGGAAGCGGCGGGCGCGCAGGAAATCGACGGGTCCGGCCACCTGGCCCTGCCGCCCTTCGTGGAGCCCCATATCCACCTTGACACCGTGCTGACCGCCGGTGAGCCGGCATACAATGTCAGCGGTACGCTGTTCGAAGGAATCCGGCTCTGGCAGCAGCGCAAGCTGCTCCTGACCGAAGAGGATGTGCTCACCCGGGCCGAGGCCGTATTGAAGGCGCAGGTGTCTCAGGGCATCCTGCATGTGCGCACCCAGGCCGACATCTCCGATCCGGGGCTCACCGCGCTGCGGGCGCTGCTGAAGCTTAAGGAGCGGGTGAAGCCGTATGTGACCCTGCAGGTCATCGCTTTCCCGCAGGACGGCCTTATTGCCTGCCCGGCGAATGAAGGGAGACTCAGGCAGGCGCTGGAGCTCGGCGCCGACGGGATCGGAGCGATTCCCCACGGGGAGCCGACGCGGGAGGACGGGATCGCCTCACTCGACATGGCCTTCCGCCTGGCGGAGGAACACGGCTGCTTCGTGCATGTGTTCTGCGATGAGCTCGACGACCCCGGCTCCCGCTTCCTGGAGGCGGTGGCGCAGCGGGCGCTGCAGACGGGGCTGCGGGAGAAGGTCACCGCCGCCCACGCGAACGCCACGGCTTACTATCCGGATGCCTACTTCGCCAAGCTGCTCGGCCTGCTCGTCCGCTCCGGAACCCAGGTCGTCTCCTGCCCGCTGATCTCCTCGGCGATGCAGGGCCGCTTCGACCCTTATCCGAAGGGCCGGGGCATCGCCCGCATCCGGGAGCTGTGGCAGGGGGGCGTGAACGTGGCCCTCGCTCATGACGACATCCGGTCGCCGTTCTATCCGCTGGGCACCGGGAGCCTTCTGCAGGCGGCGCACATGGCCGCCCATCTCGCCCACATGACGGGCCTATCGGAGATGGAGGAGCTCGTGCGGATGATCACGGAACGGGGGGCCAAGGTGCTTGGCATCGAAGCGGAGTACGGGCTGCAGGAGGGAAAGCCCGCCTCGTTCGTGCTCCTGCGAGCCTCGGGCAGCGCTGAGCTGCTGCGTACGCAGCCCCTTCCCCGCTATGTGGTCAGCCGGGGGAGGATCGTGGCGGTGACGTCGCCGCCGGTCACGGCGCTCATGGAGGAATTCGCAACAGGCAGAAGTTCGAAGGAGGAAGCCGTATCATGA
- the uraD gene encoding 2-oxo-4-hydroxy-4-carboxy-5-ureidoimidazoline decarboxylase, translating into MTKAYTLAEINGMPADDFVESIGWVFEHSPWVAKRAHASAPFASLDAMHDCMTGVVREASAVEQLELLRAHPDLAGRLQMTDSSVQEQQGAGLTDLTPEEFAEFTFWNTAYTERFGFPFILAVRGHNKASILAAMKARYGNTPQEEKETALREVARIARLRLQDTVDETGE; encoded by the coding sequence ATGACGAAGGCCTATACGCTCGCGGAAATCAACGGGATGCCCGCGGACGATTTTGTGGAGAGCATCGGGTGGGTGTTCGAGCACTCGCCGTGGGTGGCGAAGCGGGCTCATGCCTCAGCCCCGTTCGCATCGCTCGATGCGATGCACGACTGCATGACCGGTGTCGTGAGGGAGGCATCGGCGGTGGAGCAGCTGGAGCTGCTCCGGGCGCATCCGGATCTGGCAGGCCGGCTGCAGATGACCGATTCATCGGTACAGGAGCAGCAGGGCGCGGGCCTGACCGACCTTACGCCGGAGGAGTTCGCCGAATTCACCTTCTGGAATACCGCGTACACGGAACGCTTCGGCTTTCCTTTTATCCTGGCGGTCCGGGGGCACAACAAGGCTTCCATCCTGGCGGCGATGAAGGCGCGCTACGGGAATACACCCCAAGAGGAGAAGGAGACGGCACTGCGGGAAGTGGCGCGGATCGCCCGCCTGCGGCTTCAGGATACGGTGGATGAAACCGGGGAATGA
- the pucL gene encoding factor-independent urate hydroxylase: MSRTETGKRTMYYGKGDVLVYRTFAEPLTEVTRIPESPFTGDGNVIMAMNVKVAVRGEAFLTSFTEGDNSMVVATDSMKNLIIRHAADYEGSTVEGFLYHIAGIFLKKYSHITTIELEADRLPFDGLSVASPDGGWRESGLVFRRSHNDHTSASVVVERAEGGVLTVRKQESLLTGLQLIKVKGSSFAGFIRDEYTTLPETQDRPLFIWLNIGWTYKDEKDAIDPKNGSYAASEQIRDIAHTVFHEANSPSIQHLIYRIGLRILERFPQLAEVRFESNNRTWETVVESVDGSDARVYTEPRPPYGFQGFSMTQEDLAAAAGGEDGEAAAALETAASERSEAPTS, encoded by the coding sequence ATGAGCAGAACGGAAACGGGCAAACGCACGATGTACTATGGAAAAGGGGATGTGCTCGTCTACCGCACGTTCGCCGAGCCGCTGACCGAGGTTACACGCATTCCGGAGTCGCCGTTCACGGGGGACGGCAATGTCATTATGGCAATGAATGTCAAGGTGGCGGTCCGGGGGGAGGCGTTCCTGACCTCGTTCACCGAAGGGGACAATTCGATGGTCGTGGCCACCGATTCGATGAAAAATCTGATCATCCGCCACGCCGCCGACTACGAGGGCAGCACCGTCGAAGGATTCCTGTACCACATCGCGGGCATCTTCCTGAAGAAGTATTCGCATATCACCACTATTGAACTGGAAGCGGACCGCCTGCCCTTCGACGGCCTGAGCGTGGCTTCGCCCGACGGAGGCTGGAGGGAGAGCGGCCTCGTCTTCCGCCGGTCGCACAATGACCATACGTCGGCTTCCGTTGTTGTGGAGCGTGCGGAGGGCGGAGTCCTCACGGTGCGGAAGCAGGAGAGCCTGCTGACGGGTCTGCAGCTCATCAAGGTCAAAGGCAGCTCCTTCGCCGGCTTCATCCGCGACGAGTACACGACCCTGCCGGAGACGCAGGACCGTCCGCTCTTTATCTGGCTGAACATCGGATGGACGTATAAGGACGAGAAGGATGCGATCGATCCGAAGAACGGAAGCTACGCCGCATCGGAGCAGATCCGGGATATTGCGCACACGGTGTTCCATGAAGCGAACTCCCCGTCGATTCAGCATCTGATCTACCGGATCGGGCTGCGCATCCTGGAGCGGTTCCCGCAGCTGGCCGAGGTGCGCTTCGAGTCGAACAACCGGACCTGGGAGACGGTGGTGGAGAGTGTGGACGGCTCGGACGCAAGAGTCTATACGGAGCCGCGCCCGCCGTACGGCTTCCAGGGCTTCTCGATGACGCAGGAGGACCTGGCCGCCGCCGCAGGGGGAGAGGACGGCGAGGCGGCAGCGGCGCTCGAGACCGCAGCATCGGAGCGTTCGGAGGCTCCCACCTCATGA
- the uraH gene encoding hydroxyisourate hydrolase, with the protein MSGGRLTTHVLDVSCGRPAQGMRVELRRLTEEGDWELLKSAETNDDGRLEEPLLEGDSMQAGRYELLFLAGAYFRRGGSGGDASYPFLEEVPVRFGIEDPQAHYHVPLLAAPGGYSTYRGS; encoded by the coding sequence ATGAGCGGCGGCAGACTGACGACCCACGTGCTCGACGTATCCTGCGGCCGTCCGGCCCAGGGGATGAGGGTGGAGCTCCGGCGCCTGACGGAGGAGGGGGACTGGGAGCTGCTGAAGTCCGCCGAGACCAACGATGACGGGCGGCTGGAGGAGCCGCTGCTCGAAGGGGACTCGATGCAGGCGGGGCGGTATGAGCTCCTGTTCCTGGCCGGAGCGTACTTCCGCAGAGGAGGATCGGGAGGGGACGCCTCCTATCCGTTCCTGGAGGAAGTGCCTGTGCGGTTCGGCATCGAAGACCCGCAGGCCCACTACCATGTCCCGCTGCTCGCCGCTCCCGGCGGGTACAGCACGTACCGGGGCAGCTAG
- a CDS encoding allantoinase, translating into MGLTYDLIVRGGRVVLPDGVRAAEIGIKDGKIAAVAERLNAEGDCEVLDASGRVVMPGMIDAHVHLNEPGLGAWEGFASGSAALAAGGCTTYIDMPLNGVPPTVNPAALRAKLVAAEGRSYTDYALWGGLVPGNREHLRALQEAGCIGFKAFMSEPGGEGEDIFARADDVTLLEGMREIAALGGVLALHAESEMIVSKLTAAGMEAGKSGALDYAASRPVVAETEAVNRSLFYAEQTGCAVHFVHISSPEAVALITAAKRRGLDVTVETCPHYLVLEAGDMETIGNRAKCAPPLRGPAEREGLWQALKDGELDLVASDHSPCPPQMKLSANWFEVWGGISGAQSSLELLVDEGHLKRGIALERIAGVLSEGPAKRFGLDGRKGRIAEGFDADLALVDLQRGYTLTEDHLLDRHRQSPYVGRTFGCRVTATVVRGRIVYEAERGLTGEPAGVWIRPQVRSGSEGTAEALAEAAAAQDAPADRAV; encoded by the coding sequence ATGGGCTTGACCTATGATCTTATCGTCCGGGGCGGCCGGGTGGTGCTGCCGGATGGCGTCCGAGCCGCAGAGATCGGCATCAAGGACGGGAAAATTGCCGCTGTCGCCGAACGGCTCAATGCGGAAGGGGACTGCGAGGTCCTTGACGCCTCAGGCCGGGTGGTGATGCCCGGCATGATCGATGCCCATGTGCATCTGAACGAGCCGGGGCTCGGCGCCTGGGAGGGCTTCGCCAGCGGTTCGGCCGCACTGGCGGCCGGCGGCTGCACGACTTACATCGACATGCCGCTGAACGGGGTGCCGCCGACGGTGAATCCGGCTGCTCTGCGCGCCAAGCTCGTAGCGGCGGAAGGACGGTCCTATACGGACTACGCCTTATGGGGCGGTCTTGTGCCGGGCAACCGGGAACACCTGCGCGCACTGCAGGAGGCGGGCTGCATCGGCTTCAAGGCGTTCATGTCCGAGCCGGGAGGCGAAGGGGAGGACATCTTCGCCCGTGCGGACGATGTGACCCTGCTCGAGGGCATGCGGGAGATTGCGGCGCTTGGCGGCGTGCTCGCGCTGCACGCGGAGAGTGAGATGATCGTCTCGAAGCTGACTGCGGCCGGCATGGAGGCCGGCAAGTCTGGCGCCCTCGATTATGCGGCTTCAAGGCCCGTCGTCGCGGAGACGGAGGCGGTGAACCGGTCGCTGTTCTATGCGGAGCAGACGGGCTGCGCCGTGCATTTCGTCCACATCTCCTCGCCGGAAGCGGTCGCCCTGATCACTGCTGCCAAGCGCCGAGGCCTCGACGTCACCGTTGAGACCTGCCCCCATTATCTCGTGCTGGAAGCCGGGGATATGGAGACGATCGGCAACCGGGCCAAGTGCGCGCCTCCGCTGCGGGGACCTGCCGAGCGGGAGGGCTTGTGGCAGGCGCTGAAGGACGGCGAGCTCGATCTGGTCGCCTCCGACCATTCGCCCTGCCCGCCGCAGATGAAGCTCTCCGCGAACTGGTTTGAGGTGTGGGGCGGCATCTCGGGGGCTCAGAGCTCGCTGGAGCTGCTCGTGGATGAAGGCCACCTGAAGCGCGGGATCGCGCTGGAACGGATCGCCGGAGTGCTCTCCGAAGGCCCGGCGAAGCGGTTCGGCCTCGACGGCCGCAAGGGCCGCATCGCGGAGGGCTTCGATGCCGACCTCGCGCTCGTTGATCTGCAGAGAGGCTACACCCTGACGGAAGACCATCTGCTGGACCGGCACCGGCAGAGCCCGTATGTCGGAAGGACGTTCGGCTGCCGGGTGACTGCGACGGTGGTGCGCGGGCGGATCGTGTATGAAGCGGAGCGTGGACTGACCGGAGAGCCTGCGGGGGTGTGGATCCGGCCGCAGGTCCGCAGCGGCAGCGAAGGGACGGCTGAGGCGTTGGCCGAAGCGGCCGCCGCCCAGGATGCGCCTGCGGACAGAGCGGTTTAG